The following coding sequences are from one Rhineura floridana isolate rRhiFlo1 chromosome 2, rRhiFlo1.hap2, whole genome shotgun sequence window:
- the LOC133377870 gene encoding glucosamine-6-phosphate isomerase 2-like: MNTWVMILITGAHKAFALYKAIEEGVNHMWTVSAFQQHPHTIFVRDEDATLELRVKTVKYFKGLVHVHNKLVDPLYSMKEQN, from the exons ATGAATACGTGG GTGATGATTCTAATCACTGGTGCACACAAAGCTTTTGCCTTGTACAAGGCAATTGAAGAGGGCGTCAATCACATGTGGACAGTTTCTGCTTTCCAGCAACATCCTCACACCATCTTTGTACGCGATGAAGATGCTACCTTAGAACTAAGAGTTAAAACTGTCAAGTATTTTAAAG GTTTAGTGCACGTGCACAACAAACTTGTGGACCCGCTGTACAGTATGAAAGAGCAAAACTGA